CCTTGAGCCTCAGTACCGTGACGCCTTCAAGGCGGCCTACAAGGAAATCCGCGAAGCCGTCCCCGGCCTCAAGATCATTGTCACCAGCTACTTCGATACGCTGCGCGACAATGCCGACACGTTCTTCTCCGCTCCGGTCGATGCCTTCCATATCGATCTTTGCCGTGGCCCCGGTCAGGCAAATACGGGCGCGAACAACGCCGAAAAGGATCTCGATGCCGCTCTGGCCAAAATCCCCTCGGGCAAGATTCTGTCTGTTGGCGTGGTCGATGGCCGCAACATCTGGAAGAACGACCTCTCCAAATCGCTAAAGCTCGTAGAAAAGGCCGTAGCGAAACTCGGCAAGGACAATGTCTTTGTCGCCGGAAGCAGCTCGCTCATCCACACGCCTGTGGACCTCAACAGCGAAAAGGAAATGGACAAGCAGATCAGAAGCTGGCTCGCCTACGCGACCCAGAAACTCTCTGAAATTGCAACCATCGCCAAAGGTGCTAATCAGGGTAAGGACGCCATCGCCGCCGAAATCAAGGCGAGCGATGCCGTACAGGAAGACCGCCGGACCTCCACCCGCATTCACGACCAGAAGGTCAAGAAGCGCGTCGAGGGCATCACCCCGGACATGAAGCAGCGCAAATCGCCCTTCGCGAAGCGTCAGCAGGTCCAGCACAAGGCGTTGAACCTTCCGCTCTACCCGACGACCTCGATCGGTTCCTTCCCGCAGACTCCTGAAATTCGCAAGGCCCGCGCCGACCATAAGGCCGGAACCATCAACGATGCGAAATACAAGGAAGCGATGCAGGCGGAAATCCGCTCTGTTGTGGAGTTCCAGCATGAAATCGGCATTGATGTTCTCGTGCACGGCGAACCCGAGCGTAACGACATGGTCGAATATTTCGGCGAACAACTGGCGGGCTTCACCTTCTCGAAATTCGGATGGGTGCAGTCTTACGGCTCCCGTTGCGTGAAGCCGCCGATCATCTTCGGCGACGTCTCCCGCCCGAACCCGATGACCGTCGAATGGTCCAAGTACGCGCAGGATCAGACCCAGAAGATCATGAAGGGAATGCTCACCGGCCCCATCACGATCCTGCAATGGTCCTTCGTCCGCGACGACCAGCCGCGCAGCCTGACCTCCAAGCAGATCGCACTGGCGATCCGCGACGAAGTCTCTGACCTGGAAAAAGCGGGCATCCGCATGATCCAGATCGACGAGGCCGCCTTCCGCGAGGGTCTGCCCCTGCGGAAAGCCGACTGGAAAGCCTATCTCGACAACGCGGTTGAGGATTTCCGCATCACCGCCTGCTGCGTTGAGGACGAAACCCAGATCCACACGCATATGTGCTACTCCGAGTTCAACGATGTGATTGACTCGATTGGTGCCATGGATGCGGACGTGATCTCCATCGAAACCTCCCGTTCGCAAATGGAACTGCTCGATGCCTTCGCGCAGTACAAATACCCGAACGAGATCGGCCCCGGCGTGTACGACATCCACTCCCCCCGCGTGCCCAGCACGAAGGAGATGGTGGACCTGCTCGAAAAAGCCAAGAAGGTTCTGGACGAACGCCAGATCTGGGTCAATCCGGATTGCGGTCTGAAGACCCGTGGCTGGCCGGAAGTCAAGCAGGCGCTCAAGAACATGGTGGTTGCCGCCGACGAAATGCGCGCAAAGGCGAAATCGAAAGCCGCCTAACAAGCTGATAAATCAGCTAAAAAATCCCAAAAGGCCCGCTTTTTGCAGCGGGCCTTTTCACGTATCGAAACCGGAAAACGAATTTTTTTGACATAAACGCATTCTACAGCAATACTGTGTAAAATTATAAAAACTGAAAACAGGGTTAAACCGATGACGGTTCTGTTCAACAAAAATAAGCCGTTTCGCCACGCCGCGATGATCGAAGGCGTGATTCTCGACAATGACGGCACACTCTATAAGGAACCCGAGAACGCCCACGATGTCCACACGGAGGCCGCCGTTCTGGCCGTAAAATCCCAGCCCCAGATGAGCTTTCGCAGCGCTCTGGAAATCGAAGGCCTCATCGACAAGAGCAAAAAACATTACGGCGGCGCCCTCGAAATCTTCGCCGAGGAATACGGCATGGACGGCGAACAGCTCCGCCGCGACCATTACAGCAATTTGATCGAACTGACCCGCCAGCAGGACGGATACTTCGACCACGCCGATGCGCCGGAGCAGGCGTTAAC
The sequence above is drawn from the Alphaproteobacteria bacterium genome and encodes:
- the metE gene encoding 5-methyltetrahydropteroyltriglutamate--homocysteine S-methyltransferase; this translates as MVLATNLGFPRIGDMRQLKKAVEDYWKGNSSQEALLATGKSLRAHNWKLQKDAGIEHIPSNDFSFYDQILDLICTLGAIPERYKWDGKNVDLDTYFAMARGRQQGGVDVTAMEMTKWFDTNYHYMVPEFTEKTSFKLSSTKIFDQYKEAKDQGIETRPVIVGPITFVRIGKKQAGFDACRCTLVPKLVPVYVEILKKLKDLGAQWVQIDEPAMVLDLEPQYRDAFKAAYKEIREAVPGLKIIVTSYFDTLRDNADTFFSAPVDAFHIDLCRGPGQANTGANNAEKDLDAALAKIPSGKILSVGVVDGRNIWKNDLSKSLKLVEKAVAKLGKDNVFVAGSSSLIHTPVDLNSEKEMDKQIRSWLAYATQKLSEIATIAKGANQGKDAIAAEIKASDAVQEDRRTSTRIHDQKVKKRVEGITPDMKQRKSPFAKRQQVQHKALNLPLYPTTSIGSFPQTPEIRKARADHKAGTINDAKYKEAMQAEIRSVVEFQHEIGIDVLVHGEPERNDMVEYFGEQLAGFTFSKFGWVQSYGSRCVKPPIIFGDVSRPNPMTVEWSKYAQDQTQKIMKGMLTGPITILQWSFVRDDQPRSLTSKQIALAIRDEVSDLEKAGIRMIQIDEAAFREGLPLRKADWKAYLDNAVEDFRITACCVEDETQIHTHMCYSEFNDVIDSIGAMDADVISIETSRSQMELLDAFAQYKYPNEIGPGVYDIHSPRVPSTKEMVDLLEKAKKVLDERQIWVNPDCGLKTRGWPEVKQALKNMVVAADEMRAKAKSKAA